Proteins encoded together in one Spodoptera frugiperda isolate SF20-4 chromosome 15, AGI-APGP_CSIRO_Sfru_2.0, whole genome shotgun sequence window:
- the LOC126911477 gene encoding uncharacterized protein LOC126911477: MVLLSPSIGGLKKLLSICEAYAEEHGLIYNSRKSELLVFKAPKQQPRSVPPVNLNGVALKIVSSFKYLGHVVTSDLRDDGDIERERRALSVRSNMLVRRFARCTNTVKVTLFKSFCQSFYTSGLWVSYTRRAYSALRVQFNNAFRMLLGLPWRCSASGMFAEARTDDFHAIMRKKAASLLRHLHGSDNSILKMIAARPDCPLQRHWVATVVNKI; the protein is encoded by the coding sequence ATGGTACTGCTCAGTCCATCGATAGGTGGGTTGAAAAAGCTGCTGTCAATCTGCGAGGCCTATGCGGAGGAACACGGCTTGATTTATAACTCAAGGAAGAGTGAGCTCCTCGTATTTAAAGCACCAAAGCAACAGCCACGCAGTGTTCCACCCGTAAATCTCAACGGAGTGGCATTAAAAATTGTCAGTAGTTTTAAGTACCTTGGCCACGTTGTTACAAGTGATTTAAGGGACGATGGAGATATTGAGAGGGAGCGCAGGGCATTGTCTGTGAGAAGCAATATGCTCGTCCGTAGGTTCGCTCGTTGTACTAATACCGTCAAAGTAACCCTTTTCAAGTCGTTCTGTCAATCGTTTTACACGAGCGGCCTGTGGGTGTCATACACGCGACGAGCCTACAGTGCCCTGCGTGTCCAATTCAATAATGCCTTCAGGATGCTGTTGGGACTGCCATGGCGTTGTAGTGCGTCGGGAATGTTTGCGGAGGCTCGCACAGATGATTTCCACGCCATCATGCGTAAGAAAGCGGCCTCCTTACTGCGGCACTTGCATGGTAGTGACAACAGCATTTTGAAGATGATTGCTGCCAGACCGGACTGTCCCTTGCAGAGACACTGGGTGGCCACAGtcgttaataaaatttaa